The DNA region TGGGAGAGCCCCTGGGGCCGCGGCCGGCCCGGCTGGCATATCGAGTGCTCCGCGATGAGCCGGCGCTACCTCGGCGATGTCTTCGACATTCACGGCGGCGGGCTGGACTTGATCTTCCCGCATCATGAAAACGAGATCGCCCAGTCGCGCTGCGCCCACGGGACCGAGGTGATGGCGAATGTCTGGATGCACAACGGCTTCGTGCAGGTCGAGGGCCGCAAGATGTCGAAATCCGAGGGCAATTTCATCACCATCCACGAGCTGCTGCACACGCAAACCTTCGGCGGCCGCAAATGGCCGGGCGAAGTGCTGCGTCTTGCCATGCTGATGACGCACTACCGCGAGCCGATCGATTTCTCTATCAAACGGCTGGAAGAGGCCGAACGCCTGCTCGCCAAGTGGCCTGCGACGGAAGCCGGCGATGCCGAGCCTGACGAGGCCGTGCTCCATGCCCTTGCCGACGACCTCAATACGGTCGCGGCGGTGCAAGCGCTGCATGCGCTGGCGCAATCCGGCAACGATGCCGTCTTCGCCGCAAGTGCGGCGCTCCTCGGAGTGCTGCCGAAGAAGGTCGAAATCGATGAAGCCTTCGCAGCAGCGGTCGATGCGCTGGTCGCTATGCGTCTCGAAATGCTGAAGGCGAAAAACTTCGCCGAGGCAGACAAGGTTCGCGACGAGCTGACGGCAAAGGGCATCCAGCTGAAGGACGGTAAGGATGTGGTGACCGGCGAGCGGGTGACGACGTGGGAGGTCAAGCGGTGATCGGCGAAGTTGCCGCAAATACCCCTCCCCAACCCCTCCCGACAAGGGTGAGGGGCTGCGATGCCACGCTGCTTCGAAGCAACCTCCCGGCAATCGCAAATATGGGAGGGGTCTTCTCTTTTTTATCGGCATCCTGGCGGAGGGACCTGCCATGACCAAGACCTATACCGGCGGCTGCCAGTGCGGGGCGATCCGTTTCGGCGTCAGCGGCGAACTCAAGGATTCGTCGATTTGTCATTGCCGCATGTGCCAGAAGGCGTTCGGAGCCTATTATGCACCGCTGGTCTCGGTGCGCGGCGCAGACTTTGAGTGGACGCGGGGGGAGCGCAAAAGGTACCGCTCATCGAATTTCGTCGAGCGCGGTTTCTGCGGCGATTGCGGCACGCCGCTGACCTATGAGGCGCCGGACGGAATGGCGATTGCGGCGGGCGCGTTCGACGATCCGTCGCAGCTGCCGCCGACCATTCAATGGGGTCTGGAAGGCAAGATCGGCTTCGTCGATCATCTGCACGAACTGCCGGGAGAACGGACCGAGGCGGATCTGACGGCGGGCTCCTTCCTGCACGAACTGATTTCCTATCAGCACCCCGACCACGATACGCCGGTCTGGCCGCCGGAGGAGCGTGCCTGATGGAAACGGCGAGACAGACCGGCGGATGCCAGTGCGGCGCGGTTCGCTATCGCGCGCTGGGCGAACTGGGTTATCCCCATATCTGCCATTGCCGCATGTGCCAGAAGGCAGCCGGCAATTATTTCCTGCCGCTCGCTGCGGCCAAGCGCGAGCGTTTCCAGCTGACGCGCGGCGAACCGAAGTGGTTCCGCTCCTCCGATCTCGTCCGGCGCGGCTTTTGCGGCGATTGCGGCACGCCGCTGTTTTACGATATTCCGGAAGCGGACTTCATCAACATCGCGCTCGGCTCGCTTGATGAGCCCGATAAGGTCAAGCCCGTGATGCAATCGAACACCGGGCGCAAGGTGTCGTGGTTCCACACACTCGACGGCCTGCCGGTGGAACCAGAGCCTGAAACGCCCGACCGCGAGGAGGCGATCGCGGCAAGTAACCATCAGCACCCGGATCAGGACACTTCCCATTGGCCACTCGGAGAAACACATGACGGATAAGATCAGAACAGGCGGATGCCAGTGCGGCGCCGTGCGCTTCCGCATATCGGGCCAGTTGGGGCGGCCGTCGATCTGCCATTGCCGCATGTGCCAGAAGCAGTTCGGCGGCTTCTTCTCCGCGCTGGTCACAGCACCGGAGGAAGGGATGGAATGGACGCGCGGCGAGCCGAGCTATTTTCAATCCTCGGTCAATATCGATCGCGGCTTCTGCAGCAATTGCGGCACGCCGATGACCTACCGGCATCCAGGTGGGCTGGAGCTTGCGATCGGCACCTTCGACGACCGCAGCGATCTCGCGCCGCAGATCCAGGTCAATTACGAGGCCCGCCTGCCCTGGGTCGAGGAAATCTTCGACGCTCCTGTTTATAAGGACCCGGATTTCTACGCGCGGCAGGAGGCGATCATCTCCTTTCAGCATCCCGACCACGACACCCGGGCGTGGCCCGCGAAAGGCGTGAAAATATGACCGAGGTATTGCGCACGCTCTATCCCGAAATCGAAGCCTATGCCTCCGGCCATCTCGATGTCGGCGACGGCCATGTGATCTACTGGGAACGCTCGGGAACGCCCGGCGCCAAACCAGCCGTCTTCCTGCATGGCGGCCCGGGCGGCGGCATCTCGCCCGCCCACCGCCGGCTTTTCGATCCGGCTCGCTACGACGTCATGCTGTTCGACCAGCGCGGCTGCGGCAAGTCGACGCCGCATGCGGAACTGAATGCCAACACGACCTGGCACCTCGTCGCTGATATCGAGCGGCTGCGCGAAATGGCCGGTGTCGACCGATGGCAGGTGTTTGGCGGCTCCTGGGGCTCGACGCTGGCGCTCGCCTATGCCGAAACGCATCCCGCGCGCGTGTCCGAGCTCATCCTGCGCGGCATCTACACCCTGACGAAGGCCGAGCTCGATTGGTACTACCAGTTCGGCGTCTCGGAAATGTTCCCGGATAAGTGGGAACGCTTCATCGCTCCCATTCCCCCGGAAGAGCGGCATGAAATGATGCATGCCTATCATCGCCGTCTGACGCACGAGGACCGGAACGTGCGCCTTGAGGCCGCGCAAGCCTGGAGCATCTGGGAAGGCGAAACGATCACGCTGCTGCCGGAGCCGGCGACCAGCGGCAAATTCGAGGAGCCGGAATTCGCCTATGCCTTCGCGCGCATCGAGAACCACTTCTTCGTCAATGCCGGCTGGATGGACGAAGGGCAGCTGATCCGGGATGCCGGCCGCCTTACGGACATTCCGGGCGTGATCGTGCATGGTCGCTACGATATGCCCTGCCCTGCCAAATATGCCTGGCTGCTACACAAGGCCTGGCCGAAGTCGGAGTTCTACCTGATAGAGGGTGCGGGCCATGCCTATTCTGAGCCGGGGATTCTCGATCAGTTGATCCGGGCGACGGATAAGTTTGCCGGGAAGCCGGACTGATGATTTGGGGCAGCCCCTCACCTTAACCCTCTCCCCGCTCGCGGGGAGAGGGGACGTGCCCAGCGAGACGCTCCGGCATAAATCTTCTCCCCCGTCAGAACGGGGAGAAGGGGGCGGCAGCCGGATGAGGGGCAGCATCCGCAGTACAACAGCACCCGCTCGCCGGGAGGAAACGACATGAAAGAACGCATCTACCTGTTCGACACGACGCTTCGGGACGGGCAGCAGACGCCCGGCATCGACTTTTCCGTCGAGGACAAGATTGCGATCGCCGACATGCTGGATGAGTTCGGCCTCGATTACGTCGAAGGTGGATATCCCGGCGCCAATCCGACGGACACCGCCTTCTTCAGCGAGAAGCGCACGAGCCAGGCCACCTTCGTCGCCTTCGGCATGACGAAGCGGGCAGGCGTTTCGGTCTCCAACGATCCAGGCATCGCCGGGCTGCTGCAGGCCAAAAGCGACGCTGTCTGTTTCGTCGCCAAGAGCTGGGACTATCATGTCGCGGTGGCGCTCGGCTGCACCAACGAGGAAAACCTCGAATGCATCGCCGAAAGCGTCAAGGCGGCGGTCGGCGCCGGCAAGGAGGCGATCGTCGACTGCGAACATTTCTTCGATGGCTTCAAGGCCAATCCGGCCTATGCGATCGCTTGCGCGAAGACGGCCTATGAAAACGGTGCACGCTGGATCGTGCTCTGCGACACCAATGGCGGAGCGCAGCCGCCGGAGGTCCGCGCCATCGTCGAAGCGGTGATCGCGTCAGGTGTTCCCGGCCGCTGTCTCGGCATTCACGCTCACAATGACACCGGCCAGGCGGTCGCCAATTCGCTTGCTGCCGTGGAAGCCGGCGTCCGGCAGATCCAGGGCACCTTGAACGGTATCGGCGAGCGCTGCGGCAACGCCAATCTGGTGACGCTGATCCCGACCCTGGCGCTGAAGAGTGCCTACAACAGCCGTTTCGAAACGGCGATCGACGAGGAACGGCTGCTCAACCTC from Rhizobium sp. NLR16a includes:
- the cysS gene encoding cysteine--tRNA ligase, coding for MGRTPELRLYNTLTREKSVFAPIDPDNVRMYVCGPTVYDFAHIGNARPVIVFDVLFRLLRHVYGRDHVTYVRNITDVDDKINARALRDHPELPLNDAIRAVTEKTETQFHADVAELGCLEPNVEPRATDNIAEMIQIIEKLIGNGHAYVAAGEVLFDTRSMADYGQLSKRPLDEQQAGARVAVDAHKKYPGDFVLWKLSSHNEPGWESPWGRGRPGWHIECSAMSRRYLGDVFDIHGGGLDLIFPHHENEIAQSRCAHGTEVMANVWMHNGFVQVEGRKMSKSEGNFITIHELLHTQTFGGRKWPGEVLRLAMLMTHYREPIDFSIKRLEEAERLLAKWPATEAGDAEPDEAVLHALADDLNTVAAVQALHALAQSGNDAVFAASAALLGVLPKKVEIDEAFAAAVDALVAMRLEMLKAKNFAEADKVRDELTAKGIQLKDGKDVVTGERVTTWEVKR
- a CDS encoding GFA family protein, which encodes MTKTYTGGCQCGAIRFGVSGELKDSSICHCRMCQKAFGAYYAPLVSVRGADFEWTRGERKRYRSSNFVERGFCGDCGTPLTYEAPDGMAIAAGAFDDPSQLPPTIQWGLEGKIGFVDHLHELPGERTEADLTAGSFLHELISYQHPDHDTPVWPPEERA
- a CDS encoding GFA family protein; the protein is METARQTGGCQCGAVRYRALGELGYPHICHCRMCQKAAGNYFLPLAAAKRERFQLTRGEPKWFRSSDLVRRGFCGDCGTPLFYDIPEADFINIALGSLDEPDKVKPVMQSNTGRKVSWFHTLDGLPVEPEPETPDREEAIAASNHQHPDQDTSHWPLGETHDG
- a CDS encoding GFA family protein; this encodes MTDKIRTGGCQCGAVRFRISGQLGRPSICHCRMCQKQFGGFFSALVTAPEEGMEWTRGEPSYFQSSVNIDRGFCSNCGTPMTYRHPGGLELAIGTFDDRSDLAPQIQVNYEARLPWVEEIFDAPVYKDPDFYARQEAIISFQHPDHDTRAWPAKGVKI
- the pip gene encoding prolyl aminopeptidase, which translates into the protein MTEVLRTLYPEIEAYASGHLDVGDGHVIYWERSGTPGAKPAVFLHGGPGGGISPAHRRLFDPARYDVMLFDQRGCGKSTPHAELNANTTWHLVADIERLREMAGVDRWQVFGGSWGSTLALAYAETHPARVSELILRGIYTLTKAELDWYYQFGVSEMFPDKWERFIAPIPPEERHEMMHAYHRRLTHEDRNVRLEAAQAWSIWEGETITLLPEPATSGKFEEPEFAYAFARIENHFFVNAGWMDEGQLIRDAGRLTDIPGVIVHGRYDMPCPAKYAWLLHKAWPKSEFYLIEGAGHAYSEPGILDQLIRATDKFAGKPD
- the cimA gene encoding citramalate synthase; this translates as MKERIYLFDTTLRDGQQTPGIDFSVEDKIAIADMLDEFGLDYVEGGYPGANPTDTAFFSEKRTSQATFVAFGMTKRAGVSVSNDPGIAGLLQAKSDAVCFVAKSWDYHVAVALGCTNEENLECIAESVKAAVGAGKEAIVDCEHFFDGFKANPAYAIACAKTAYENGARWIVLCDTNGGAQPPEVRAIVEAVIASGVPGRCLGIHAHNDTGQAVANSLAAVEAGVRQIQGTLNGIGERCGNANLVTLIPTLALKSAYNSRFETAIDEERLLNLTRLSHAFDELLNRSPDHQMPYVGASAFATKAGIHASALLKDPRTYEHVPPESVGNFRKVMVSDQGGKANFINALKRRGIIVAKDDPKLDLLISIVKERESIGYAYEGADASFELLARRTLGTIPEFFTIEGFRVMIERRFDSLGRVKIVSEAVVKITIDGQTLMSVADAEGPVNALDLALRKDFGKYQHEIDDLVLADFKVRILNGGTEAITRVLIESTDSDGVRWWTVGVSENIIDASFQALMDSVIYKLMKNRQLAGRIAAE